From a region of the Triticum aestivum cultivar Chinese Spring chromosome 7D, IWGSC CS RefSeq v2.1, whole genome shotgun sequence genome:
- the LOC123168374 gene encoding DJ-1 protein homolog E — translation MAPSKKVLMLCGDYMEDYEAAVPFYALAGLGVAVHCAAPGKAPGDPCLTAVHDFLGYELYTELPGHRFRVTADFAAAAADPSSYDALLVPGGRFVEQLSVDADAVALVRAFAGELRRPVVLTCHSQVLLAAAGAMGGVRCTAFFSLRPVVELAGGTWVDPDPFSLCVADGHVLTAIGWPAHGEIIAQLLRALGGRVLGGRGQGVLFLCADYVDDYEANVPFRALAGVGCRVEAACPTKRKGEPCVTAIYEDVTGAAPGAVSGEKRGHNFVMTVDWADIDVDDYECVVVPGGRSPELLVTNEKAVALVGKFAAEGKVVASIDQGHLVLAASGLLKGKRCASGVPMRVISNLAGAAAVVPEGAVADGKLVTAASWPDLAEFIAHLVDLLGITVSF, via the exons ATGGCGCCGTCCAAGAAGGTGCTGATGCTGTGCGGCGACTACATGGAGGACTACGAGGCGGCCGTGCCCTTCTACGCGCTGGCCGGCCTCGGCGTCGCCGTCCACTGCGCGGCCCCGGGCAAGGCCCCCGGCGACCCATGCCTCACCGCCGTCCACGACTTCCTCGGCTACGAGCTCTACACGGAGCTCCCCGGCCACCGCTTCCGGGTCACCGCAGActtcgccgcggcggcggccgacCCGTCCTCCTACGACGCCCTCCTCGTCCCCGGCGGCCGCTTCGTGGAGCAGCTCAGCGTCGACGCCGACGCGGTCGCCCTCGTCAGGGCGTTCGCGGGCGAGCTGCGCCGGCCGGTCGTGCTGACCTGCCACAGCCAGGTCCTGCTCGCCGCCGCGGGCGCCATGGGCGGCGTCCGGTGCACGGCGTTCTTTAGCCTGCGGCCCGTGGTGGAGCTGGCCGGCGGGACCTGGGTCGACCCCGATCCCTTCAGCCTCTGCGTCGCCGATGGCCACGTCCTGACCGCCATCGGGTGGCCCGCGCACGGGGAGATCATCGCGCAGCTCCTGCGCGCCTTGGGCGGCCGAGTCCTCGGCGGGCGCGGCCAGGGCGTCCTCTTCCTCTGCGCC GACTACGTGGACGACTACGAGGCGAACGTGCCCTTCCGCGCGCTGGCCGGCGTGGGCTGCCGCGTGGAGGCGGCGTGCCCGACGAAGCGCAAGGGCGAGCCGTGCGTCACGGCGATCTACGAAGACGTCACCGGCGCGGCCCCCGGCGCGGTGAGCGGCGAGAAGCGCGGGCATAACTTCGTGATGACCGTGGACTGGGCCGACATCGACGTCGACGACTACGAGTGCGTGGTCGTGCCCGGCGGCCGGTCGCCGGAGCTGCTGGTGACGAACGAGAAGGCGGTGGCGCTGGTGGGGAAGTTCGCGGCCGAGGGGAAGGTGGTCGCCAGCATCGACCAGGGGCACCTGGTCCTCGCCGCGTCCGGGCTCCTCAAGGGCAAGCGGTGCGCCAGCGGAGTCCCCATGAGGGTGATCTCCAACCTCGCCGGCGCGGCGGCCGTGGTGCCCGAAGGGGCGGTCGCCGACGGGAAGCTCGTGACGGCGGCGAGCTGGCCGGACCTTGCCGAGTTCATAGCTCACCTCGTGGATCTCTTGGGCATCACCGTCTCGTTCTGA